DNA sequence from the Prolixibacter sp. SD074 genome:
TCCGGTCATCATAATGCAGGACTCTCCCGAAGAGGCTTTGGAAATCATGCAAAAGCATATCCATTGGTTGATGGAGGAACGTCACAAAGATCCCGATTCGTTCCAGCTTTTTCAAATAAATCAAGGGATTCTGAAGACCTCGGTGAGGCAGGATAAGCCTTTGCACCGGAACATGTTTTTTTGATGAAGCGGAAAGAAATTGATGGAAAGTTAGGGCATATTTCCCAATTAATAGGAGAACAGCGTTTTGGAGAAGCTCTTAATGCGTTGAACGAGCTTGAAAAAGATGAAGAATGTACTGAAGTGAAAATATTGCGCATCCAGCTGGAAAACATTCTTCGCTATCAAAATTTAGACATTTACGCCAATACCAATCTTTTTATGGATCCCTGGCTGGAATAAACAAATAAAAAAGTCCCCGAAATTTGCCATTCACAACAAATTCGGGGACATTCCATATCACCGTTAATTACAAACGCTTAATCTCAGTAACCAGTGCTTGCAACGAGTCTTTTGCATCACCAAAAAGCAACCGGGTTTTCTCACCAAAGAATAACTGATTTTCAATTCCGGCATAACCTTTTCCCCGTCCGCGCTTCATAACAATAATGTTTTTGGCTTCATGAGCATGAATGATGGGCATCCCGGCTATTGGACTGCCCGGATCGTTAATTGCAGCAGTATTGACGGTATCATTGGCGCCAATTACTACTGCCACATCGGTATTGGGCATATCCGGGTTGATGTCGTCCATTTCCACCAACTGACCGTAAGGAACATCGGCTTCGGCCAGCAGAACATTCATGTGTCCGGGCATTCGTCCGGCAACGGGATGGATGGCATAACGAACATTTACCCCTTTCGATGCGAGTAATTGATCAAATTCGTGGCAAGCGTGCTGTGCCTGGGCAACAGCCAGACCATAACCGGGAACAATAACCACATTCTGCGAATAACTTAGCAGGATAGACGCATCACTCAGCGTAATTTCTTTCATGGTACCGCCTTCGGCTTGCGCGGAAGAAGGACCTCCACCAAAAGCTCCGATAATCACATTGAGTAATGAGCGGTTCATCGCGTTACACATCAGAACAGTAAGAATACCTCCAGCCGCTCCGACCAGTATACCTCCGAGAATCATGGCCTGGTTATTATAAATAAAACCGGCCATGGCAGCGGCAATACCGGTAAAGCTGTTTAGCAGGGAAATAACTACCGGCATGTCGGCACCACCAATAGGCATAACAAACAGAACGCCATACAACAGCGATACTCCAAACAGCACGTATAGCTCCCAATTAAGCTCTGTAGTACTTTTTCCGGATACGAGCATGTAAACAAAAATGGCCAGGACAAGAATAAGCAGGGCAATATTCACGTACTTCATGATACCGGCCCGAATATCCTTGATTTTTCCGTCCAGTTTACCGTAGGCAATCATCGAGCCGCTAAAGGCAACACTACCAATAACCAATCCCAGAAGTGTAACCAGAACGAGCCGGATGTCATGAATGTCGGCATGCGGAAACTCAAGTAGCGCAACCAATGCCGAGGCCAAACCTCCGGTGGCGTTGAAAAACGATACCAATTGTGGCATGGCAGTCATTTTTACCTTCCTGGCGATGTACCAACCAAGGGCCGTTCCGATGCCAATCGATACAACAATGATCCAGATGTTGGTTAGTGCGATTCCCTGACCATCGGCACTTTTATGCAAAAACATGGTCGAGATCATGGCGAGCAACATACCGGCTCCTGCAATGATGTTTCCCCGACGCGCAGTTTCAGGATGACTCAGTAATTTCAATCCATAAACAAACAGTAGTGCAGCCAGCAAATAGCTAAGCTGAAGAAGGGTTTCGCCCATGGTAAAGGGCGTCCCGTTTAGTGTTCCGATAATTTTATCCATATCGATCGCTTATTTCTTTTTCTTCTTAAACATTTCCAGCATTCTGTCCGTAACCACAAAACCACCTGCCACATTGAGGGTGGCGAAAATGATGGCAAAGATTCCCAGAACCAGTTCTGTGGAAATATGACTGGTGTCGGCGTGCCCAACCAGAATAATTCCTCCGATGATGATAACACCGCTGATGGCATTGGCTCCCGACATGAGCGGTGTATGCAATACCGACGGCACATGGGAAATCACTTCAATACCAAGAAAAACAGAAAGGGCGATGACAAAGATGACCTCTTTGTAGGTATAGAAATATGCTAATATCTGTTCCATATCATTCGTTTTTGCTGTCCAACTTCGACTTGACCCGCTCGTTGATAATTTCACCATCACGGGTTATACAGGTCCCTTTAATAATTTCGTCTTCAAAATCGAGCTGAAGTTGACCTTCTTCATCGATCATGAGCGAAAGGAAATTGGAGAGATTTTTGCCAAACATCTTGCTGGCATCGACAGGCATTTGGGAGGGATAATTAGACTGTCCGACAATGCGAATACCATGATGTTCGACTGTTTCGTTGTCTTTCGCAAACTCACAGTTTCCTCCGGTTGAAGCCGCTAAGTCGATGATAACCGCCCCGGGTTTCATCTTTTCAACCACTTCTTTGGGAACCAAAACCGGAGCTTTCTTACCAGGAATTTGCGCGGTCCCGATAACAACATCCGCTTTGATCGCTTTTTC
Encoded proteins:
- a CDS encoding NAD(P)(+) transhydrogenase (Re/Si-specific) subunit beta; this translates as MDKIIGTLNGTPFTMGETLLQLSYLLAALLFVYGLKLLSHPETARRGNIIAGAGMLLAMISTMFLHKSADGQGIALTNIWIIVVSIGIGTALGWYIARKVKMTAMPQLVSFFNATGGLASALVALLEFPHADIHDIRLVLVTLLGLVIGSVAFSGSMIAYGKLDGKIKDIRAGIMKYVNIALLILVLAIFVYMLVSGKSTTELNWELYVLFGVSLLYGVLFVMPIGGADMPVVISLLNSFTGIAAAMAGFIYNNQAMILGGILVGAAGGILTVLMCNAMNRSLLNVIIGAFGGGPSSAQAEGGTMKEITLSDASILLSYSQNVVIVPGYGLAVAQAQHACHEFDQLLASKGVNVRYAIHPVAGRMPGHMNVLLAEADVPYGQLVEMDDINPDMPNTDVAVVIGANDTVNTAAINDPGSPIAGMPIIHAHEAKNIIVMKRGRGKGYAGIENQLFFGEKTRLLFGDAKDSLQALVTEIKRL
- a CDS encoding NAD(P) transhydrogenase subunit alpha; the encoded protein is MEQILAYFYTYKEVIFVIALSVFLGIEVISHVPSVLHTPLMSGANAISGVIIIGGIILVGHADTSHISTELVLGIFAIIFATLNVAGGFVVTDRMLEMFKKKKK